The Muricauda sp. SCSIO 65647 genome includes a region encoding these proteins:
- a CDS encoding serine hydrolase domain-containing protein — MKTLVLFLVSLLSLTTLSCSKDNDPIVPTPSLSVGKAGDTLLVPNLEKILEDLNVPSLATMTMGTNGVLEKEAVGVHSAHTTTQVSTNNKWHIGSITKSMTATLIGILVEKGHLEWTTTIGDVASEGYLEEYKEVNFIQLLSHTSGVSPNDYSVDHHDTSNISEIRQEWAIAVLNQPRENGFAYSNNGYVVAGVMLELIMQTSWEDLMTTYLFDPLAMENTHFGAPGNDGDEQPWGHQFEHGEWEPKDPMDIFSDNPIALGPAGTVHTTLDDLAKYIELHMGKTNIVKPETLDLLHKEVGNSGYALGWNVTENGIFHSGSNAKWFAQLFLSADRTFSNFAVTNSYDREGKKSIPAVLEAMRIMGERFSNSQ, encoded by the coding sequence ATGAAAACACTAGTTCTATTTCTTGTTTCACTCTTGAGTCTTACTACCCTAAGTTGCAGTAAAGACAATGATCCCATTGTGCCCACCCCCTCTTTGAGTGTAGGAAAAGCAGGTGATACGCTATTGGTGCCCAATCTTGAAAAAATTCTTGAAGACCTAAATGTTCCTTCACTTGCCACAATGACCATGGGCACAAATGGCGTTTTGGAAAAAGAAGCCGTTGGGGTTCACTCTGCCCATACGACAACCCAGGTCAGTACGAACAACAAATGGCACATTGGTTCCATTACAAAATCGATGACCGCGACCTTGATAGGGATATTGGTCGAAAAAGGCCATTTAGAATGGACGACCACTATTGGCGATGTCGCTTCTGAAGGATATCTCGAGGAATATAAAGAGGTCAACTTCATACAATTATTGTCGCATACAAGTGGTGTCTCGCCAAATGATTATTCTGTTGACCATCACGATACAAGTAACATCTCTGAAATAAGGCAAGAATGGGCCATTGCCGTTTTGAACCAACCAAGAGAAAATGGTTTCGCCTACAGCAATAATGGCTATGTGGTTGCCGGTGTTATGTTAGAGCTGATTATGCAAACCTCTTGGGAAGACCTGATGACCACCTATCTTTTCGATCCCCTTGCTATGGAAAATACCCATTTTGGTGCCCCTGGCAATGACGGTGATGAGCAGCCTTGGGGACATCAGTTTGAACATGGGGAATGGGAGCCCAAGGACCCAATGGATATTTTCTCTGACAACCCCATTGCCTTAGGGCCTGCAGGTACCGTTCACACCACATTGGATGATTTGGCAAAATATATCGAATTGCACATGGGGAAAACGAATATCGTAAAACCAGAGACTTTGGATCTATTACATAAAGAGGTCGGTAATTCTGGTTATGCCCTAGGGTGGAATGTTACTGAAAATGGTATTTTTCATTCAGGTAGCAATGCCAAATGGTTCGCCCAACTTTTCTTAAGTGCCGATCGAACCTTTTCCAATTTTGCAGTGACCAATTCTTATGATAGGGAAGGGAAAAAAAGTATTCCCGCGGTTCTTGAGGCAATGCGAATCATGGGAGAGCGCTTTTCAAATAGTCAGTAA